One genomic segment of Drosophila melanogaster chromosome 3R includes these proteins:
- the Spase22-23 gene encoding spase 22/23-subunit, isoform B, whose product MHTVLTRGNATVAYTLSVLACLTFSCFLSTVFLDYRTDANINTVRVLVKNVPDYGASREKHDLGFVTFDLQTNLTGIFNWNVKQLFLYLTAEYQTPANQLNQVVLWDKIILRGDNAVLDFKNMNTKYYFWDDGNGLKDNRNVSLYLSWNIIPNAGLLPSVQATGKHLFKFPADYATSSI is encoded by the coding sequence ATGCACACGGTGTTAACCCGAGGAAACGCCACGGTGGCATACACGCTGAGCGTTCTAGCTTGCCTCACCTTCAGCTGCTTCCTGTCCACCGTCTTTCTTGACTACCGTACCGATGCAAACATCAACACGGTCAGAGTGCTGGTGAAGAATGTCCCGGATTACGGAGCGTCCCGGGAGAAGCACGACTTGGGCTTCGTGACCTTCGATCTGCAAACGAATCTCACAGGCATCTTCAACTGGAACGTGAAGCAGCTGTTCCTGTATCTCACCGCCGAGTACCAGACACCGGCCAATCAACTCAACCAGGTGGTACTGTGGGACAAGATTATCCTGCGCGGCGACAATGCCGTATTGGACTTCAAGAACATGAACACCAAGTACTACTTCTGGGACGACGGGAATGGCCTGAAGGACAACCGCAACGTATCGCTATACCTCTCGTGGAACATCATTCCGAACGCGGGACTCCTTCCCTCCGTTCAGGCCACTGGAAAGCACCTGTTCAAGTTCCCGGCCGACTATGCCACCTCGTCCATTTAG
- the Acp95EF gene encoding accessory gland protein 95EF, protein MASVKLFFIAILVVALSLNTSAAVLNPSSTAKPRFETKDRKLSAGALQSLAG, encoded by the exons ATGGCCTCAGTAAAATTG TTCTTTATTGCTATTTTGGTTGTAGCTCTATCCCTTAACACCTCAGCTGCAGTGTTGAACCCTAGTTCGACTGCCAAACCCAGATTTGAGACGAAAGACCGAAAACTAAGTGCTGGCGCTCTGCAGTCACTCGCTGGTTAA